CTCATCAGGATGGACCTTTTTCTTATATTTCGGCTGCTTTAACGTATAATAATGGAAGATGGATGAAGGAGGAGAATGGTATGAAAACGGTCGTATTGGCTATCGTAACCGGGTTTTTAGTCGGGTTTATCTTTGCTTTATTTAAGTTACCGATACCTGCCCCGCCAGCACTGGCAGGCATTGCAGGAATCGTGGGTATTTATCTTGGGTTCAAAGCCTTCATGGCGATCCAGCCCTGGATTGAGTCTGTATTTAAATAATATGTACATAAAAAAGATGAACACCCAAGTGTCCATCTTTTCTTCTTTACCACTCAAGGGTCCCGCCATCGATCCTTTTCACTCCGCGAATAGAGGACAGATCCTCAATCAGCTTCAGCATGGCAAGATCTTTATGTTTGGCTTCGATCATAAAATCCACATCCTGATCCAACGTTTTCAGGGTTTTGAAGAAACCTTCCACAAATCCCGGATCGACCAGGTCGGCATGGGAGCGGAAGGCACTAGCGGATTTAGGGGAGGAAATATGTATTTTCGGCACTAAATCTCTCCTGTCCCAAGTGGAGAAAATATCCTCAAGGTACCCCTCTAGAGGTTTCTCACCCGGATTTGCCTCATGGTGATGAATGTCCAGGACCATGGGGATATTCTCTTTTCGACAAGCGGTGAGCGTTTCCTCGACGGTATAGGTCTTGTCGTCATTCTCAAGGGTCATGATGTCTTTTACATCCGGAGGGAGGTCCTTCAGGTTTTCATGAAAACGGACCAGGGTTTCTTCCTTATCCCCGTAGCTCCCGCCGATATGGATATTGATGACGGAATCCTTCTCGATCCCCATATATTCAAGCATCCGGTAGTGATACACCATATCCTTCACGGCATTGTCCGTCACATGCTGCTTGGGACTCGTGAATAAGGTGAACTGGTTCGGGTGAAAGCTCGCCCTGATCCCGAACTTTTTGATCAGATCGCCAAGTTCTTTCCATTCGTGCAGAAAAGGGGAATGGAAATCCCATTCCACCTCAGGATGGGTGGCAAGGGGAACGAGGGAGCTGGATAATCGGTACACCTTGATTTCGTGAGCCGCACATAGATACAGGATGCGTTTCGTATGCTCCAGGTTTAATCTCGTCACTTCCTTCAGGCGGTCCATCCGCTCGGCTTTAGGTAACTCTGTGTATCGCTTGTATGTCATGGTTTTGGCCGGGCTTGCATCCCATAAAGAGAGGGAGTTCGCCACGAATCCAAGTCGGACTTTCATGTGTCATCCCCCTAAAGTAAGATTGAAATGGCTGAAGCGACGCGTTCCTTTAACCGGGTGAGCATGGAAACCGAAGAGAGGTCGCTTTCGCTTAACATGTCGGATGCCGACATGTCTTTTTCCATTTCCTTTTTCAACGTCTGGATAAATCCTTTATCGTAGATCAGATTATTGATTTCAAAATTGATAAAGAAGCTCCGCTTATCAAAATTGGCCGTGCCGATATCACAGAAATGGTCATCCACGACCATCACCTTTGCATGATAAAAGCCGTCCATGAATTGATACACTTTCGCACCCCTGGCAAGCAGAGGCCTGAAATAAGGGAAGGCCGCTTCCTTCACCAGCATATGATCGGCATTATTCGGGATGATGATCTTGACGGTAACCCCTCTGTCCAGAGCACCCAAAAGCGCGTCCATCAAGATGGGAGTTGCAATGAAGTAGGGTGTCCCGATAATGATTTCGCTTTGTGCTTCATCGATGAATTTCCCAAAGAAGTCCTCGATATTAACCCCCTCGGTCGGGAAAATTTGATGCTGGATGCTTCCTTTTTCAGCGGGAGGGAAGTACTTTGCTTCGTTCTTCAAATCCTTCTGTGTGGCACGGAACCAGTCAATGCAGAATTCAGTCTGAAGATCGTGTACGCCTTCCCCTTCCAACCGGAGATGATAATCCCTCCAGGGAGAAAGCTCAGGCTTATCATTTTCATCGATATATTCCTTCCCGATATTGTAGCCACCTAAATAACCGATCGTACCATCAATGACGGTAATCTTTCGGTGATTACGCTGCTGGGAAGAGAAAAACAGGTAGGGAAGCTTGACCCTCCGGCAGAAATCGACTTCCACACCCGCGTCCCGAAGCTCCTTCACCTTCGACTTCGGGACGTTATGACTGCCTAGCTGATCCATCAGAAGACGGACTTCAATCCCTTCCTGTGCCTTTCCTTTCAGTAATTCCAGGAACCTCAGTGCAAAATGGTCATCCTGGACGATATAAAATAATACATGAATGGAGGCCCTTGCTTCTCTCATCTCTTTAAACATTTGATCGAAAAGCTCAGGTCCCCTTGAAAACAGTTGGATATCACTCATTCTTGTCTCATAATCTCTTCTTGTCCGCGTCCGGATGAAATGACTTCTTCCCAATTTGAAATCGAGCATCAGCCATCCGATGATTGCGACAAGGATCACCAATAGAATTAACCACCACATAAAATCACTCTCTCATTTGCATTGTCTTTAGTATGTCCTCTTTCTTTCGTACATTGCATCCTTTCTTCTTTTTCCCTTTCATTAGTCCTTTTGAAACCTGTGGGGGTACGGAAAGTCCTGTTTTTTTACGAGAGGAAGGATCTTCCTTGAAAAGGTTTTCATTTTTATTCGGAAAAACCATTGACTGAATGCTCATTCATAATATAATGGAGATATGAACTATTCAGAATATTAATTTGGTTTGTAAAAGTTTGAACAAAGGGGAAGTTCATCGGACCAAAGAAGGGGGAGTGTTTGTCTATGAATGGGTTACTCATTCTCAATTGGGTCGCATTTATCCTTGTGACCGTTTATGCACTGAGTCTGTTTGTGTATGTAGTAAAGACGAGAATTGAATATATTAAGCTCGGGAAAAAAGTGGAATTCGACAAACGATTCAAAGAACGATTCCAGAAAATCCTGGTCAATGTCTTCGGACAGAAGAAGCTCCTGAAGGATAAGAAAAGTGGAGCGATCCACGTCATGTTCTTCTACGGATTCATCCTCGTCCAGTTCGGGGCCATCGATTTCATATGGAAGGGACTGGCACCGGGAAGTCACTTACCACTTGGACCATTATATCCTGGATTCACATTCTTCCAGGAAATCGTCACACTCATGATCCTTGTGGCAGTTGTGTGGGCATTCCATCGCCGCTATGTGGAAAAACTGGTCCGTTTAAAAAGAGGATTCAAATCTGGGCTGGTCTTATTATTCATCGGTGGATTAATGCTGTCTGTCCTTGTCGGAAATGGAATGGGCATCATCTGGCATGGGGAAGACCTTGCCTGGACGGAGCCTGTTGCATCGCTGATCGCAGGAGCCCTTGGAGCTATCGGGGAAACGGCTTCCATCGCCATTTTCTATGTAGCCTGGTGGATTCACTTACTATTCTTACTGGCATTCCTTGTGTATGTGCCGCAATCCAAGCACGCTCACTTGATCGCAGGACCTGCCAATGTGTATTTCAATCGTTTAGACAACCCTGGGAAACTTAAGCCCATCGACTTTGAAGATGAGTCAGCTGAAAGCTTCGGGGTCGGGAAAATTGAAGAATTCACCCAGCACCAAATGATCGATTTCTACGCATGTGTAGAATGTGGTCGTTGTACAAATATGTGTCCGGCAACCGGGACAGGGAAAATGCTTTCCCCGATGGATCTCATCGTCAAGCTTCGAGATAACCTGACAAATCACGGTGCTGTCGTGACACAGAAGAAGCCTTGGGTGCCGACATTCGCATTCAACGGTACAAAAGGGAACCAATTAGCAATGGCAAGTGCGACTCAGGCTGCAGAAGAAGCAGCTGCAGGAGCTACTTACAGCCCAAGCCTGATCGGGGACGTCATCACGGAAGAAGAAATCTGGGCATGTACAACGTGCCGTAACTGTGAAGACCAATGTCCGGTCATGAACGAACACGTTGATAAAATCATCGACCTTCGCCGTTACCTCGTTCTGACGGAAGGGAAGATGGATGCAGACGCACAGCGCGCCATGCAAAACA
The DNA window shown above is from Rossellomorea vietnamensis and carries:
- a CDS encoding XapX domain-containing protein, whose protein sequence is MKTVVLAIVTGFLVGFIFALFKLPIPAPPALAGIAGIVGIYLGFKAFMAIQPWIESVFK
- a CDS encoding 4Fe-4S dicluster domain-containing protein, with protein sequence MNGLLILNWVAFILVTVYALSLFVYVVKTRIEYIKLGKKVEFDKRFKERFQKILVNVFGQKKLLKDKKSGAIHVMFFYGFILVQFGAIDFIWKGLAPGSHLPLGPLYPGFTFFQEIVTLMILVAVVWAFHRRYVEKLVRLKRGFKSGLVLLFIGGLMLSVLVGNGMGIIWHGEDLAWTEPVASLIAGALGAIGETASIAIFYVAWWIHLLFLLAFLVYVPQSKHAHLIAGPANVYFNRLDNPGKLKPIDFEDESAESFGVGKIEEFTQHQMIDFYACVECGRCTNMCPATGTGKMLSPMDLIVKLRDNLTNHGAVVTQKKPWVPTFAFNGTKGNQLAMASATQAAEEAAAGATYSPSLIGDVITEEEIWACTTCRNCEDQCPVMNEHVDKIIDLRRYLVLTEGKMDADAQRAMQNIERQGNPWGLNRKERENWREAREDVTIPTVKEMKKAGEDFEFLFWVGSMGSFDNRSQKIALSFAKLMNEAGVKFAILGNKEKNSGDTPRRLGNEFLFQELAGQNIAEFEKHEIKKIVTIDPHAYNIFKNEYPDFGLEAEVYHHTELLHQLVQEGRLKPQYEVNETITFHDSCYLGRYNEVYDPPREILKSISGVKLVEIERNREKGMCCGAGGGLMWMEEDAGHRVNVSRTEQALAVSPSVISSGCPYCLTMLSDGTKAKEVEETVSTLDVAEILEKAVCGDLKDEPAAS
- the cls gene encoding cardiolipin synthase codes for the protein MWWLILLVILVAIIGWLMLDFKLGRSHFIRTRTRRDYETRMSDIQLFSRGPELFDQMFKEMREARASIHVLFYIVQDDHFALRFLELLKGKAQEGIEVRLLMDQLGSHNVPKSKVKELRDAGVEVDFCRRVKLPYLFFSSQQRNHRKITVIDGTIGYLGGYNIGKEYIDENDKPELSPWRDYHLRLEGEGVHDLQTEFCIDWFRATQKDLKNEAKYFPPAEKGSIQHQIFPTEGVNIEDFFGKFIDEAQSEIIIGTPYFIATPILMDALLGALDRGVTVKIIIPNNADHMLVKEAAFPYFRPLLARGAKVYQFMDGFYHAKVMVVDDHFCDIGTANFDKRSFFINFEINNLIYDKGFIQTLKKEMEKDMSASDMLSESDLSSVSMLTRLKERVASAISILL
- the uvsE gene encoding UV DNA damage repair endonuclease UvsE codes for the protein MKVRLGFVANSLSLWDASPAKTMTYKRYTELPKAERMDRLKEVTRLNLEHTKRILYLCAAHEIKVYRLSSSLVPLATHPEVEWDFHSPFLHEWKELGDLIKKFGIRASFHPNQFTLFTSPKQHVTDNAVKDMVYHYRMLEYMGIEKDSVINIHIGGSYGDKEETLVRFHENLKDLPPDVKDIMTLENDDKTYTVEETLTACRKENIPMVLDIHHHEANPGEKPLEGYLEDIFSTWDRRDLVPKIHISSPKSASAFRSHADLVDPGFVEGFFKTLKTLDQDVDFMIEAKHKDLAMLKLIEDLSSIRGVKRIDGGTLEW